DNA from Ziziphus jujuba cultivar Dongzao chromosome 2, ASM3175591v1:
AGCTTCGTCTCCGCCACCACCACAAGAAATATCCTCacgctttctctttctctctctctctctctctctctctctctctctcaattggAGACCCTGCCAAGAAAACCCTCGCAGCCACCAATCTTTTAGCCGAGGTAATATGGATTTAAACTTTAATAGCTAATCAAAGCAATGTTTGTCCTTTTAGATCTGTAAGTCTGTGTTTTTCAGCATCTGTTTTGTCATTCAGATCCATTTGGTGCgttgtggttttatttatttgttttattttttatatgtctcTGTGTTTGTTCTCTTTCAGTCATTTTCCATAGGTCAAGTTGATTTTTCAGCATTTGCGATCTGATTGACATTATGATGTATTTTTCTTCGTGACGTTATATATCAGATCTGTGTTTCTGTTTTCTTTGATTACGTTAGatctacattattattattaaatttatgtatATGCATTAGAGATTCAAGTATTCTAGTCAACCTGTTTACGATTTAGCACTTTTGTTCGATCTGTAATCTGATCTATTTTTATGGCGGATGGATGTGATTTGCATTTTCTTTGACTGATTGAATACTAGTTTTGACTAATAGTAGGACTGATGTTGTATAATAACTCAAACGTACTTTATGTGTAATTAAAAAGGTATTATTGACAATGGCAGGTTGTTTTGTTAACCGATCATTGTATTTATTGTGTATGGATTTTGCTTTAAGCTTATATTGGGTTTTTCCATGACAAGTTATACGAACTATGAAAACATGGAAGATGAAAATCTTCAAGGAACAGATTGCGACTTTAACTCTTCATTTTCTCGGTTTTTCTTTAATGACCATATCCTCGAATCTTTGACAAGTTTGATTTGTTGTGTTATATTCCTTTTAGAAGTCTTGCTAGTATTTTCAAGAGTTTCATGCAAGCTTTCTGGTTTCGTTGGGCTAAGTTTGAGCTGACTACCATTGATCTTGATTTTAGTCTGAATAATTTACATCATCGTATTCACTGTTTGTGGACAGACCTATTTCATTcttgtccttttcttttttcttctaccTAGAATCGTGGTTGTTGTTTTGCTGTTTGAGTACTGTTGATTGTGTGAAATGCTAGTTTTCTAAGTTTATCATTCTTGTAAAGTTGTAATTGAGGAACTATGATTTCATCAAATGTGAAGATACCAGTGAAcacagttttctttttttcttctttcttccctCTTTTTCTGTGTGTTCCAATGTCAATTGATTAAATTGTCGGCAATGTACTTATATGGTATATGGAAAGCTAAATTTTTAAGTTATTATGTTCATTTCATAATAGCTCTGCTGCTTTTCCCGATCATATGGTCTTTATACATTTATTACTTTATCTGTAAATTGTTTGGATCAAGTATTTGACAGTGTTACTGTAATTTGTATCCTTGTAGGGAAAGATAAAATGGTTGATCAGGTTCAACACCCTTCTGTCATGGAAAAGGTAGCTGGCCAGTTCCTTCATCACTCTAGTCTTTCAAGAGAAATTCAGGGCTATGATGGTGGTTTCCAACGATCTGCTATGTATCAAAGACATGCTGCTTATGGAAACTACACCAATCCAGCAATGAGGTATCCAACTAGAGCTACCACAGATCTATCCATGGTTGCATCAACTGCATCCCCCATTTTTGTTCAAGCCCCTGCAGAGAAAGGCAACTTTGTTATTGATTTCCTTATGGGTGGTGTTTCTGCTGCTGTCTCCAAGACGGCTGCTGCCCCAATTGAGCGTGTTAAACTTTTGATTCAGAACCAGGATGAGATGATTAAGACTGGCCGTTTGTCAGAACCCTACAAGGGCATTGGTGACTGCTTTAAGCGAACAATGAAGGATGAGGGCATTGTTTCATTGTGGAGAGGGAATACTGCAAATGTCATCCGTTATTTCCCCACTCAGGTTTGTAAGTTGATTTGTCTTTTAAATCAGAAAGCACTTTATAGTGCCTGATGCTAAAATGATTACCTGAAATTTGTTACAGGCCTTGAACTTTGCATTCAAGGATTACTTTAAGAGGCTTTTTAACTTCAAGAAAGACAGGGATGGTTATTGGAAATGGTTTGCTGGTAACTTGGCATCCGGAGGTGCTGCTGGTGCCTCTTCCCTTCTCTTTGTCTATTCATTGGACTATGCGCGTACCCGTTTGGCTAATGATTCTAAGGCTGCAAAGAAAGGAGGAGAAAGGCAATTCAATGGTTTGGTTGATGTTTACAGGAAGACGTTGAAGAGTGATGGTATTGCTGGTCTTTACCGTGGATTCAACATTTCTTGTGTTGGTATCATTGTGTACCGTGGTCTCTACTTTGGAATGTACGATTCTCTGAAGCCAGTGCTTCTGGTTGGAAGCTTGCAGGTTGGTAGATCAATgattattcttttcatttttttaatgatatacaAGTGTTTTAACCACTACTTAATGTCGATGGTATCATAACAACTTAAGTGATTGCTTTTTGGTCATGCCCTTGTTTTCCAAAGTCAATGATCTACTtgctatataaaaattttagagtAACGTTTGTATGAATACATTCACTTCATATTCAAAACTACTTTTGTGAAATCTGTTCTCTTTATTATTTCATGTAAGGCATTGGTTTTAACGAGCTGGAGATATTCTTTTAAGTGATAATCAAACATATACCCACTTATTTCAGTTCATTGAGCCAAGTAGATATGCtctcatttaaatttgaatctgCT
Protein-coding regions in this window:
- the LOC107417672 gene encoding ADP,ATP carrier protein 1, mitochondrial; the protein is MVDQVQHPSVMEKVAGQFLHHSSLSREIQGYDGGFQRSAMYQRHAAYGNYTNPAMRYPTRATTDLSMVASTASPIFVQAPAEKGNFVIDFLMGGVSAAVSKTAAAPIERVKLLIQNQDEMIKTGRLSEPYKGIGDCFKRTMKDEGIVSLWRGNTANVIRYFPTQALNFAFKDYFKRLFNFKKDRDGYWKWFAGNLASGGAAGASSLLFVYSLDYARTRLANDSKAAKKGGERQFNGLVDVYRKTLKSDGIAGLYRGFNISCVGIIVYRGLYFGMYDSLKPVLLVGSLQDSFFASFALGWLITNGAGLASYPIDTVRRRMMMTSGEAVKYKSSLDAFSQILKNEGAKSLFKGAGANILRAVAGAGVLAGYDKLQLIMFGKKYGSGGA